ACGAGGTTTCATCGAAAACATTGATCAAATATAATCCCCAAAAGTTAAGTGATAAAATGTTATTTATCAACTGGATAATCCAAGTCAATCCAGCCTTGCAATCCCGTATCCAGTGAATACACTTGAGCATATCCCATCTTTTGTAAACTTTCAGCGACCAAAGCGCAGCGAAAGCCACCACTGCAGTAAACAATTATTTGCTGCTGCTGATCGGGGATTTTTTTCTCAATATCACGTTCAATAATTCCTCGTCCTAAATGTATGGCAGTAGGAATATGTCCCGTAGTCCACTCATGATCTTCACGCACATCGATCACGTGCATGTCTTCATGATTATCCAATT
Above is a genomic segment from Legionella lytica containing:
- a CDS encoding rhodanese-like domain-containing protein; this translates as MKQHASGFLSLVAESKKHIKEISPQKLKEKLDNHEDMHVIDVREDHEWTTGHIPTAIHLGRGIIERDIEKKIPDQQQQIIVYCSGGFRCALVAESLQKMGYAQVYSLDTGLQGWIDLDYPVDK